In Paenibacillus sp. FSL M7-0420, a single genomic region encodes these proteins:
- the cls gene encoding cardiolipin synthase, producing MRIFAVILCLFIVQLAIITASEFRRPQRALAWICITFCCPPLGLLFYYFLGRDYWQSRKLVNRCVSLLREIRIHIAGKIHQVKQVEDTGNPGFEHRSELLHLFSELADSPVTSHNRCEVLSSAQAAYKSMLEVMEGAQEHIHMEFYIFREDGIGKQFQELMIRKVRQGVRVRLLCDGLGSHKLSRGFVNTLKNAGVQVYFFLPPLTALPDRRFNYRNHRKILVVDGLTGFTGGMNIGDDYLGKNPEMGYWRDTHLRLEGDAVYQLQYVFLKDWRLAAGDALSHPRFFPDHDCSGREAVQIVASGPDAAIDATQEMYFASICAARQRIWMTSPYFIPDPAISRALKNAVLSGVDVRIIIPAKPDNKLVYYATLSYLENLQDAGVKFYRYTRGFMHAKVMIIDSLLATVGSANLDMRSFYSNFELTAVLFRPETITELAEDFSRDLEQSEFIDPKKFRERSRNVKRIESLCQLLSPLL from the coding sequence ATGAGGATATTTGCCGTGATCTTATGTCTTTTTATTGTGCAGCTTGCCATTATTACCGCTTCCGAATTCCGCCGTCCGCAGCGGGCGCTTGCCTGGATATGTATTACCTTCTGTTGCCCGCCGCTGGGTCTGCTGTTCTACTATTTCCTGGGGCGCGATTACTGGCAGAGCCGCAAGCTCGTGAACCGGTGCGTCTCCCTGCTGCGGGAAATCCGTATTCATATTGCCGGCAAGATTCATCAGGTCAAGCAGGTGGAGGATACCGGCAACCCCGGATTTGAACACCGCTCTGAGCTGCTGCACCTGTTCTCTGAACTGGCGGACAGTCCGGTTACAAGCCATAACCGGTGTGAAGTGCTGTCCAGCGCACAGGCAGCGTATAAGTCCATGCTGGAGGTGATGGAAGGTGCGCAGGAGCACATCCACATGGAGTTTTATATTTTCCGGGAGGATGGGATCGGCAAGCAGTTCCAGGAGCTGATGATCCGCAAGGTACGCCAGGGGGTGAGGGTGCGCCTGCTGTGCGATGGCCTGGGAAGCCATAAACTAAGCCGGGGCTTTGTGAATACACTGAAGAACGCGGGGGTGCAGGTTTATTTTTTTCTGCCGCCGCTGACTGCACTGCCGGACCGCCGGTTCAACTACCGTAATCACCGGAAGATCCTGGTGGTGGACGGACTGACCGGATTCACCGGAGGCATGAACATCGGCGATGATTACCTGGGCAAAAATCCGGAAATGGGCTACTGGCGGGATACGCATCTGCGCCTCGAAGGGGATGCCGTCTATCAGCTGCAGTATGTGTTTCTCAAGGACTGGCGGCTGGCGGCCGGTGATGCGCTCAGCCATCCGCGCTTCTTTCCGGATCATGACTGTAGCGGAAGGGAAGCCGTGCAGATTGTCGCCAGCGGTCCCGATGCGGCCATAGATGCGACCCAGGAGATGTATTTTGCTTCCATCTGTGCCGCGAGACAGCGTATCTGGATGACCTCGCCATATTTTATCCCCGACCCTGCGATAAGCAGAGCGCTGAAGAATGCGGTTCTTAGCGGTGTGGACGTGAGGATCATTATCCCGGCGAAGCCGGATAACAAGCTGGTCTATTATGCCACGCTGTCGTATCTGGAGAATCTGCAGGACGCCGGCGTGAAGTTTTACCGCTATACCAGAGGGTTCATGCATGCCAAGGTCATGATTATCGACAGCCTGCTGGCCACCGTCGGCAGTGCCAATCTGGACATGCGCAGCTTCTATTCCAACTTCGAGCTGACGGCGGTGCTGTTCCGTCCGGAGACTATTACAGAGCTGGCTGAGGACTTCAGCAGAGATCTGGAGCAGAGTGAATTCATTGATCCGAAAAAATTCCGGGAGCGCAGCCGTAATGTCAAACGCATAGAAAGTCTGTGTCAGCTCTTATCTCCGCTATTATGA
- a CDS encoding YitT family protein has product MTVSQHIFTSEEQKKTQKSGVFKTARLAQRIVMIVIGAAMMSVALEIFLVPNKLIDGGITGISIMLSHIFNIPLGILLTLLNLPFLVIGYKQIGKTFALSTLFAVIVMSIGTQLLHPVHPITVEPLLAAVFGGVILGVGVGLVVRYGGSLDGTEIVAILVSKRLPFSVGEVVMFFNLFILSGAGFVFGWNNAMFSLIAYYIAFKLIDITLEGLDQSKSVWIISDKFRDIGEALTERLGRGVTYLDGEGGFSGDNKKVIFVVITRLEEAKLKSIVEDWDSDAFIAIGNIHDVKGGRFKKKAIH; this is encoded by the coding sequence ATGACTGTAAGCCAACATATCTTTACGAGTGAAGAACAGAAGAAGACGCAGAAGTCTGGAGTGTTCAAGACGGCAAGACTGGCCCAGCGGATTGTGATGATTGTCATCGGAGCGGCCATGATGTCTGTTGCCCTTGAAATTTTTCTTGTTCCCAATAAGTTGATTGATGGCGGAATCACCGGTATTTCCATTATGTTGTCCCATATTTTCAATATACCGCTCGGTATTCTATTGACCCTGCTTAACCTGCCGTTCCTGGTTATCGGGTATAAGCAGATCGGGAAGACATTTGCCTTATCTACTCTATTTGCTGTAATTGTAATGTCCATCGGTACCCAGTTGCTCCATCCTGTTCATCCCATTACGGTTGAGCCGCTGCTCGCAGCAGTATTCGGAGGGGTAATTCTCGGCGTTGGGGTCGGGCTCGTTGTCCGTTATGGCGGATCGCTCGATGGTACTGAGATTGTAGCCATTCTGGTATCCAAGAGGCTTCCGTTCTCTGTAGGGGAAGTCGTTATGTTCTTCAACCTGTTCATTCTGTCCGGCGCAGGCTTTGTGTTCGGCTGGAATAATGCGATGTTCTCGCTTATTGCGTATTACATTGCTTTCAAATTGATTGATATTACACTTGAAGGTCTGGACCAGTCTAAGTCGGTATGGATTATCAGTGATAAATTCCGTGATATCGGCGAAGCTCTGACGGAGCGTCTGGGACGCGGAGTGACTTATCTTGATGGTGAGGGCGGATTCTCCGGCGATAACAAGAAAGTGATTTTTGTTGTCATTACCCGTCTGGAAGAAGCGAAGCTGAAGTCTATCGTAGAAGATTGGGATTCTGACGCGTTCATCGCAATCGGCAATATCCATGATGTTAAGGGCGGCCGCTTCAAGAAAAAAGCAATTCATTAG
- the tsaE gene encoding tRNA (adenosine(37)-N6)-threonylcarbamoyltransferase complex ATPase subunit type 1 TsaE translates to MDNNTQTVFTTRSFSLQDTEALAAAIAAASSAGMVIGLDGDLGAGKTAFSQCYARHLGVEGIVNSPTFTIIKEYEGRLPLYHMDVYRISLQEADELGLEEYFYGQGVSLVEWSRIITELMPPRHLHIELKTAGPEEREITVTGIGEPYGELCRMLIQKWGKET, encoded by the coding sequence TTGGACAATAATACACAAACGGTGTTCACAACCCGTTCATTCAGCCTTCAGGATACGGAGGCACTTGCCGCCGCCATTGCTGCCGCGTCATCGGCGGGGATGGTTATCGGACTTGACGGGGATCTAGGTGCAGGCAAAACAGCGTTCTCGCAGTGCTATGCACGCCACTTGGGTGTGGAAGGTATTGTGAATAGTCCTACTTTTACCATTATCAAAGAGTATGAAGGACGTCTGCCGCTGTATCATATGGATGTATACCGGATATCGCTGCAGGAAGCGGACGAGCTGGGACTGGAAGAGTATTTCTACGGTCAGGGTGTGAGTCTGGTGGAATGGAGCCGAATCATTACTGAACTGATGCCGCCGCGGCATCTCCATATAGAGCTGAAGACCGCCGGCCCGGAGGAACGGGAGATTACGGTGACCGGAATCGGAGAGCCTTACGGCGAATTGTGCCGGATGCTGATCCAGAAGTGGGGTAAAGAAACATGA
- a CDS encoding H-type small acid-soluble spore protein — MDITRAKDIYASKDKIAVHLDGEPVWIEHVDSDNGMATVQVGSRPDNTQTVGVERLEEQEK; from the coding sequence ATGGATATAACACGTGCGAAGGATATTTACGCTTCCAAGGACAAGATCGCTGTGCATCTCGACGGAGAACCGGTTTGGATTGAGCATGTAGATTCGGATAACGGTATGGCAACGGTTCAGGTAGGCTCCCGGCCGGATAATACGCAGACTGTTGGCGTTGAGCGGCTGGAGGAGCAGGAGAAGTAG
- the tsaB gene encoding tRNA (adenosine(37)-N6)-threonylcarbamoyltransferase complex dimerization subunit type 1 TsaB, whose translation MTNSNNEPRKRFLALDTSTAVLGVAVTGGGELLHEINASGERNHSVHLLPIIEQALQASATTADRIGGISVGIGPGSYTGTRIAVTAAKTLAWAWNVPVTGVSSLHALAWGGYHAASALQEQDAITFAPGTAGTDWIIPLIDARRGQAYTAVFAADGDKPPRRLAPDAIRLMADWVQELAVRLKEAAAEGNLPDTLWFVGETALHGSADMLAPLMEAANVQALPYELEGRWTGFLAEAGLYEESGDLHTLIPNYTQLSEAEANLRRSSEGSLNTR comes from the coding sequence ATGACGAACTCGAATAATGAGCCGCGCAAGCGGTTTTTGGCGCTGGATACATCAACGGCAGTTCTGGGAGTGGCTGTGACTGGCGGCGGGGAGCTGTTGCATGAGATTAATGCTTCCGGGGAGCGGAACCATTCGGTTCATCTGCTGCCTATTATTGAGCAGGCACTTCAGGCGTCTGCCACTACGGCCGACAGAATCGGCGGAATCTCGGTTGGGATCGGCCCGGGCTCCTATACCGGAACACGGATTGCTGTGACTGCAGCCAAGACGCTGGCCTGGGCCTGGAACGTACCGGTTACCGGTGTATCCAGCCTGCATGCGCTGGCCTGGGGCGGATACCATGCGGCTTCTGCGCTGCAAGAGCAAGACGCTATAACTTTTGCGCCCGGCACGGCAGGAACAGACTGGATCATTCCGCTGATCGATGCCCGGCGGGGACAGGCATACACCGCTGTATTCGCGGCGGACGGGGACAAGCCGCCCCGGCGGCTGGCGCCGGATGCGATCCGGCTGATGGCCGACTGGGTGCAGGAGCTGGCGGTACGGCTGAAGGAAGCCGCAGCTGAGGGCAATCTGCCGGACACACTGTGGTTCGTAGGGGAGACGGCGCTGCATGGAAGTGCGGACATGCTGGCTCCGCTGATGGAAGCTGCCAACGTCCAGGCATTGCCTTATGAGCTGGAAGGACGCTGGACCGGATTTCTGGCGGAAGCGGGTCTCTACGAAGAGAGCGGAGATTTGCATACGCTAATTCCCAATTATACGCAGTTGTCGGAGGCGGAGGCGAATCTGCGCCGCAGCAGCGAAGGGAGCCTGAATACACGATGA
- the ligD gene encoding non-homologous end-joining DNA ligase, with product MPAATKGTITVDGQQISITNPDKPLWPEMGITKQIYLQKLAALSPYLLRYCKDRLLTVIRYPHGVPGMSFYQKNAPEPLPEFVRTAVQDDITYIVLQGLPELLWLGNLAALEFHPSLHYAGSILPCEWMIDLDPSLEVEPRIMEAAAVVGEVLRSLGLDSVPKTSGATGVQIIVPVKPGVTFDELRRIGHFVGRYVTEKRPDLFTLERLKKHRGDKIYFDYLQHYGGKTLAAPYTPRARPLATVSTPLLWEEVERGVKPTDFNLLNIEERLSRLGDLIAKVPPQPVEAIIAKLPSGQQ from the coding sequence ATGCCAGCGGCCACTAAAGGAACCATTACAGTAGACGGACAGCAAATCAGCATCACCAATCCCGACAAACCGCTCTGGCCCGAGATGGGCATCACCAAGCAGATCTATCTGCAAAAGCTGGCGGCCCTCTCGCCTTACCTGCTGCGCTATTGCAAGGACCGGCTGCTCACGGTGATCCGCTATCCCCATGGCGTTCCCGGGATGTCCTTCTATCAGAAGAACGCCCCGGAACCGCTGCCGGAATTCGTCCGCACGGCGGTGCAGGATGATATCACCTACATTGTGCTGCAGGGCCTGCCGGAGCTGCTCTGGCTGGGCAATCTGGCTGCGCTCGAATTCCATCCCTCCCTCCATTATGCCGGCAGTATTCTGCCCTGTGAATGGATGATTGATCTGGACCCTTCGCTTGAGGTCGAACCGCGGATTATGGAAGCTGCTGCTGTGGTAGGGGAGGTACTGAGATCGCTCGGACTGGACTCCGTTCCCAAAACCTCGGGAGCCACCGGAGTACAGATCATTGTTCCGGTTAAGCCGGGGGTGACCTTCGATGAGCTGCGCCGGATCGGGCATTTCGTAGGCCGCTATGTCACCGAGAAGCGCCCTGATCTGTTCACCCTGGAGCGCCTGAAGAAGCATCGCGGGGATAAAATATATTTCGATTATCTCCAGCATTACGGCGGCAAAACGCTTGCTGCCCCTTACACCCCGCGCGCCCGGCCGCTGGCTACCGTCTCCACTCCCCTCCTGTGGGAGGAGGTTGAACGGGGCGTCAAGCCTACAGATTTTAACCTGCTGAATATAGAAGAGCGTCTCAGCCGGTTAGGAGATCTGATTGCCAAGGTTCCTCCCCAGCCGGTCGAAGCGATTATTGCCAAGCTGCCCTCAGGACAGCAATAA
- the ku gene encoding non-homologous end joining protein Ku, with translation MHTVWKGAISFGLVHVPVKMFSATEDKDISLRYIHKECGSPLSYVRKCPVCDKEVTWEEIGKGYEYEKGKFVLFDKEELDQLSEESSKSITILDFVDLTEIDPIYFQKTYYLSPDQAGANAYRLLMEAMRQTGKIGIAKISIRSKSSLAAIRVLADCLAIETIYYPDEVRPVSQVPGLPEPGSVNDKELDMAKLLISQLSTPFEPAKYTDDYRQRMLDLITHKIAGEEFHIAPARQENNVIDLMAALQASIEAVQHIPSDPGPAKGDSGAKPRTAAGAKKRPAKATAAGTSTDTPAAPVVDEATGPIPVIAPKPKRRSAKSKGTGA, from the coding sequence ATGCATACCGTTTGGAAAGGAGCCATCAGCTTCGGGCTTGTGCATGTTCCGGTCAAGATGTTCTCCGCTACGGAGGATAAAGACATCTCGCTGCGCTACATCCACAAAGAATGCGGCAGTCCGCTGTCTTATGTACGTAAATGTCCTGTCTGTGACAAGGAGGTCACCTGGGAGGAGATCGGCAAGGGGTACGAATATGAGAAGGGAAAATTTGTCCTGTTCGACAAGGAGGAGCTGGATCAGCTAAGCGAGGAGAGCAGCAAGAGCATCACCATACTGGATTTCGTGGATTTGACGGAGATTGACCCGATTTATTTCCAGAAGACCTATTATCTGTCACCAGACCAGGCAGGTGCCAATGCTTACCGTTTGCTGATGGAGGCGATGCGTCAGACCGGGAAGATCGGTATTGCCAAGATCTCCATCCGCTCCAAAAGCAGTCTGGCCGCCATCCGCGTCCTGGCGGACTGTCTGGCGATTGAGACGATCTATTACCCGGACGAGGTCCGTCCGGTATCGCAGGTTCCCGGCCTGCCGGAGCCGGGCAGCGTGAACGACAAGGAGCTGGACATGGCCAAGCTGCTGATCTCACAGCTGTCCACCCCGTTCGAGCCTGCCAAATATACGGATGATTACCGCCAGCGGATGCTTGATCTGATTACACATAAGATTGCAGGCGAAGAGTTCCATATTGCTCCGGCCCGCCAGGAGAACAATGTTATCGATCTGATGGCCGCCCTGCAGGCCAGTATCGAAGCTGTGCAGCATATTCCTTCCGATCCCGGACCCGCCAAGGGAGACAGCGGGGCCAAGCCGCGGACAGCCGCCGGTGCGAAGAAACGTCCGGCCAAGGCTACTGCCGCCGGGACTTCAACCGATACACCCGCCGCTCCGGTTGTAGATGAAGCCACCGGACCGATTCCGGTGATCGCTCCGAAGCCGAAGCGCCGGAGCGCGAAGAGCAAGGGCACCGGTGCCTAG
- a CDS encoding DMT family transporter produces the protein MRPILLGVCSALFFAVTFVLNRRMELAGGSWAWSASLRYLFTLPLLLAIVAGRGRLKPLLAAMRERPGAWLLWGTVGFGLFYAPICFAAAYAPGWLTAGTWQITIISGSLLAPFFGEWVSGPGGRVYIRGKIPLRGLLLSLIILAGVALLQVEQARQLAPSQVLLGIVPVLIASFAYPLGNRKMMELCGGQLDVFQRILGMTLASLPFWLAVALYGMADTGLPSSPQIGQSVIVALSSGVVATVLFFRATDLVRGSMSSLAAVEATQSLEVLFALLGEMLLLDSPLPSLLSWAGIAVIIGGMVLHSLFSRHPGKPAAAPAFSTD, from the coding sequence GTGCGTCCGATATTGCTGGGTGTGTGCTCGGCGCTGTTTTTTGCGGTGACGTTTGTGCTGAACCGGAGGATGGAGCTTGCGGGAGGAAGCTGGGCGTGGAGCGCCTCGCTGCGGTACTTGTTCACGCTCCCGCTGCTGCTGGCGATTGTGGCCGGAAGAGGGAGGCTGAAGCCGCTGCTGGCTGCGATGAGAGAACGGCCCGGAGCCTGGCTGCTGTGGGGCACTGTCGGGTTCGGCCTGTTCTACGCGCCCATCTGCTTCGCCGCTGCCTATGCACCGGGCTGGCTGACAGCAGGAACGTGGCAAATCACAATTATCTCCGGTTCGCTGCTGGCTCCGTTCTTCGGAGAATGGGTTAGCGGACCGGGAGGACGAGTATACATAAGAGGTAAAATCCCGCTGCGCGGGCTGCTCCTCTCCTTGATTATTCTCGCCGGAGTAGCGCTGCTGCAAGTGGAGCAGGCGCGGCAGCTTGCCCCTTCCCAGGTCCTGCTGGGCATTGTCCCGGTCCTTATCGCTTCCTTCGCCTATCCGCTCGGCAACCGTAAGATGATGGAGCTGTGCGGCGGCCAACTGGATGTATTCCAGCGGATTCTTGGCATGACGCTTGCCAGCCTGCCCTTCTGGCTGGCTGTCGCTCTGTATGGTATGGCAGATACAGGCCTGCCCTCCTCCCCGCAAATAGGACAATCAGTCATTGTTGCACTCAGTTCGGGAGTTGTGGCTACGGTGCTGTTTTTCCGGGCTACCGATCTGGTCCGGGGCAGCATGAGCAGTCTGGCAGCCGTGGAAGCGACCCAGTCACTGGAGGTGCTGTTCGCCTTGCTGGGGGAGATGCTCTTACTGGACTCGCCGCTGCCTTCCCTCCTGTCATGGGCGGGGATTGCGGTCATTATTGGTGGTATGGTGCTGCATAGCCTGTTCTCCCGGCATCCTGGGAAGCCTGCGGCGGCTCCGGCGTTCTCAACGGACTGA
- the rimI gene encoding ribosomal protein S18-alanine N-acetyltransferase, which produces MIEPERRPAQGTELVFRLMRLEDVPAILVIEREAFTMPWTEEAFRNELTHNHFAKYMVMELAGHIIGYAGMWAIVDEAHVTNIALLEAYRGRKWGERLLDELMKTAAYLGMQSITLEVRVSNEVAQNLYRKKGFKPAGTRKGYYSDNREDALIMWADLPEYGEQAVTEGSVDLK; this is translated from the coding sequence ATGATCGAACCGGAACGTAGACCGGCTCAGGGGACTGAGCTTGTTTTTCGCCTGATGCGGCTGGAGGATGTGCCTGCGATTCTTGTGATTGAACGGGAGGCCTTCACCATGCCTTGGACAGAGGAAGCCTTCCGCAACGAGCTGACCCACAATCATTTTGCTAAATATATGGTAATGGAGCTGGCAGGGCATATTATTGGCTACGCAGGAATGTGGGCGATTGTCGATGAGGCGCATGTCACCAATATTGCACTGCTGGAGGCCTACCGGGGACGTAAATGGGGCGAGCGGCTGCTGGACGAGCTGATGAAGACGGCGGCTTATCTCGGCATGCAGTCGATCACGCTTGAAGTACGGGTCTCCAATGAGGTGGCCCAGAATTTATACCGCAAAAAAGGCTTCAAGCCTGCCGGTACCCGCAAGGGCTATTATTCGGACAACCGCGAGGACGCGCTCATCATGTGGGCCGATCTGCCGGAGTACGGGGAGCAAGCTGTAACGGAAGGAAGCGTGGACTTGAAATGA
- a CDS encoding M23 family metallopeptidase, translating into MKSQPSQEKITLLVMREAGRPVKQLQMSKPFALALPAAAALSLSSLVTSMHIHASRSIAELEAEAAALSLTNIRMELKVADKDQALQQLRGQVSELSEEAESIKDKLKSVTELEEQLQSLINKETTSSAAGSSSSKATRTEDAGSKTYSADISTSAASVIGSQPVVADLPDTGAGAVAAGSYGKISRLSAGPFIREQPEALSAAVSPAVNFRIRAAATALSLLPNPQVGGEYVAVYENDPQRLVEETKDDFEEIRSIMDEMIGSISSTITQAEKAHKTRAEFQAKQAQEKQARLARAVMWPTGSKVITSSFGYRSDPFKGVSAYHSGIDIAGNIGDAVYAALGGVVTSAEQMGARGKYIIIKHDNGLETWYMHLNQMTVSPGERVGKGEQIGMLGSTGRSTGPHLHFQVVKQNKPVNPLNYVKPL; encoded by the coding sequence ATGAAGAGTCAGCCAAGTCAGGAAAAGATTACGCTGCTCGTTATGCGTGAGGCCGGACGGCCTGTGAAGCAGCTGCAGATGTCGAAGCCCTTCGCTCTGGCGCTGCCTGCCGCAGCCGCGCTGTCCCTCTCCAGTCTGGTCACCTCCATGCATATCCATGCCTCCCGGTCCATCGCAGAGCTGGAGGCCGAAGCGGCCGCCTTATCGCTGACCAATATCCGCATGGAGCTGAAGGTTGCCGATAAGGATCAGGCATTGCAGCAGCTGCGCGGCCAGGTAAGCGAGCTCTCGGAGGAAGCGGAGAGCATTAAAGACAAGCTGAAGAGTGTCACAGAGCTGGAAGAGCAGCTGCAGTCACTAATCAACAAGGAGACCACCTCTTCCGCTGCCGGTAGCAGTTCTAGTAAGGCTACCCGCACTGAAGATGCTGGCTCCAAGACCTACAGCGCGGATATATCAACCTCCGCAGCTTCCGTCATAGGCAGCCAGCCGGTAGTGGCGGACTTGCCTGATACCGGAGCAGGAGCCGTAGCCGCCGGAAGCTATGGTAAGATCAGCCGCTTAAGCGCCGGCCCGTTCATCCGGGAACAGCCGGAAGCTCTCTCTGCCGCCGTATCGCCTGCCGTCAACTTCCGGATCAGGGCTGCTGCTACAGCACTGAGCCTGCTCCCGAATCCGCAGGTCGGCGGTGAATATGTCGCCGTCTACGAGAATGATCCGCAGCGGCTGGTTGAGGAGACAAAGGACGACTTCGAGGAGATCCGCAGCATCATGGATGAGATGATTGGCAGTATCTCAAGCACGATTACACAGGCTGAGAAGGCACACAAGACAAGAGCGGAATTTCAGGCCAAACAAGCCCAGGAGAAGCAAGCCCGGCTGGCACGGGCCGTGATGTGGCCTACCGGCTCGAAGGTCATCACCTCCAGCTTCGGTTACCGCTCCGATCCTTTTAAGGGGGTCTCTGCTTATCATTCCGGGATTGATATTGCGGGAAATATCGGAGATGCGGTATACGCGGCACTGGGCGGCGTGGTTACCTCCGCAGAACAAATGGGAGCCCGGGGCAAATACATCATCATCAAGCATGACAATGGACTGGAGACCTGGTACATGCATTTGAACCAAATGACGGTCTCCCCCGGCGAGCGGGTCGGCAAAGGGGAGCAGATCGGCATGCTGGGCAGCACCGGGCGCAGCACGGGACCCCATCTGCATTTCCAGGTCGTGAAGCAGAACAAGCCGGTGAATCCGCTCAATTATGTGAAGCCTTTATAG
- a CDS encoding ATP-dependent DNA ligase: MPRGRVSAPAARLDSSLQLKTITPFEPVLASVLPDGDQWIAQIKWDGVRMISYYDGRQAELINRRGNRRTLQYPELAGPGSYCRAGSFILDGEIIALSGGKPSFHEVMRRDSLKNEAAIRAVQPQVPVLYMVFDMLYCDGIWLLDEPLSRRQELLKEMLLPHPHVQQVPSYPDPAQLLTAARQGSLEGIVCKDLDSTYALGGKDRRWQKLKIISDVTAVAGGVTFRDGIVNALLFGLYDDAGRLHYIGHAGAGRMTVQDWRTLTGRIPGLVTEQMPFAELPQRSSGSVWIKPELVFKLHFLEWNPSGTFRQPVIQAQVELPAHSCSLSQRGF, translated from the coding sequence GTGCCTAGAGGCCGGGTGTCTGCACCCGCCGCCAGGCTGGACAGCTCCCTTCAGCTTAAGACCATCACTCCGTTTGAGCCTGTACTGGCCTCTGTGCTTCCCGACGGGGACCAGTGGATCGCCCAGATCAAATGGGACGGCGTGCGGATGATCTCCTATTACGATGGGCGCCAGGCCGAACTGATTAACCGCCGGGGCAACCGGCGCACGCTCCAATATCCTGAGCTGGCCGGACCAGGGAGCTATTGCCGGGCCGGCTCCTTCATTCTGGATGGCGAGATCATTGCACTCAGCGGCGGCAAGCCCTCCTTCCATGAGGTCATGCGGCGGGACAGCCTGAAGAATGAGGCGGCGATCCGGGCAGTGCAGCCGCAGGTTCCGGTGCTGTATATGGTTTTTGATATGCTGTATTGTGATGGCATCTGGCTGCTGGACGAACCGCTGTCCCGGCGGCAGGAGCTGCTGAAGGAGATGCTGCTGCCCCATCCCCATGTGCAGCAGGTGCCGAGCTACCCGGACCCTGCACAACTGCTTACTGCCGCGCGGCAGGGGAGTCTGGAGGGGATCGTCTGCAAGGATCTCGATAGCACCTATGCGCTGGGCGGCAAGGACAGACGCTGGCAGAAGCTCAAGATCATCTCCGATGTCACCGCTGTCGCCGGGGGCGTCACCTTCCGGGACGGCATCGTGAATGCGCTGCTGTTCGGCCTGTATGATGATGCCGGCAGGCTGCATTATATCGGACATGCCGGGGCGGGCAGAATGACCGTCCAGGACTGGCGGACGCTGACCGGACGAATTCCGGGACTTGTCACAGAGCAGATGCCGTTTGCCGAGCTTCCGCAGCGAAGCTCAGGCTCCGTTTGGATTAAGCCTGAGCTGGTATTTAAGCTGCATTTTCTGGAATGGAATCCCTCCGGCACCTTCCGCCAGCCTGTGATTCAGGCTCAGGTCGAACTGCCCGCCCATTCTTGTTCTTTAAGCCAGAGGGGGTTCTAG